ACATACTTAGCTATAGCAATACTAACGGTAGCTCCTGCTGCTCCACTCAAAAATTTGGATATTGATTTCTTATCCTGACAAATCTCTAATAGCTGGGCTTTCTCTGAAGGAGAGAGACCAGCATCATAGTGAATTAGTCCTAGTAAAGAGTCTATGTTCATTAGTCAGCAGCGTCAGTAATTTGAGGAGTTCTACCTACAGCAGCTTGAGCGTAGTAGTTATGAGGGTTATCTGGATTGCCTAGCATACTACGTTCAGCAAGGTTTAACCCACCTAAACCTACAGCT
This Gammaproteobacteria bacterium DNA region includes the following protein-coding sequences:
- a CDS encoding hypothetical protein (Evidence 5 : Unknown function), with amino-acid sequence MNIDSLLGLIHYDAGLSPSEKAQLLEICQDKKSISKFLSGAAGATVSIAIAKYVNLSKAAQILLGVAGYGIGRLIYDQVTKHHKQFATYNDRTNSYVMDSSRY